The following are encoded together in the Cytophagia bacterium CHB2 genome:
- the radA gene encoding DNA repair protein RadA, with protein sequence MTRVKKESRQYVCQSCGHKSVRWLGRCPECEQWNSFVEEKVAPPAKRSHPAQAVTRNKPLPLREISQDDLSRIMCRSEELNRVLGGGLVPGSLVLFGGDPGIGKSTLLLQEAAALAREDFRVLYITGEESARQTKMRAQRLGLDSAHLYILAETNLDEILGAVQEIQPAVVVVDSIQTIYRPEFESPPGSVSQVRECALSFLTLAKNEGIVVILVGHVTKEGYLAGPKVLEHMVDTLLQFEGDRDHLFRILRSVKNRFGSTREIGVFEMKQDGLAEVANPSEIFLSQRKGDISGSVVICTLEGSRPILVEVQALLTTTHYGVPQRTANGIDTRRLAVLLAVLEKRIGMRVSTYDVFVNVAGGVRIEEPAADLGIVVSAASSLRNAVVDPTVVVIGEVGLGGEVRAVPQIEKRLSEAAKLGFKQAVIPKYSASGLPKSPGIEIIPVERVDDALSRLL encoded by the coding sequence ATGACTCGTGTCAAAAAAGAAAGCCGGCAATACGTTTGCCAAAGTTGCGGCCACAAAAGCGTGCGCTGGCTCGGGCGCTGCCCAGAGTGCGAGCAATGGAATAGCTTTGTCGAAGAGAAAGTTGCGCCTCCGGCGAAACGTTCGCATCCGGCGCAGGCTGTTACGCGAAACAAGCCGCTGCCGCTGCGCGAGATTTCGCAAGACGATCTTTCCCGCATTATGTGCCGCAGTGAGGAGTTGAACCGCGTGTTGGGCGGCGGTTTGGTACCCGGTTCGTTGGTTCTGTTTGGCGGCGATCCGGGCATCGGCAAATCGACATTGTTGCTGCAAGAAGCGGCTGCACTGGCGCGCGAGGATTTCCGCGTGTTGTACATCACCGGCGAGGAATCGGCGCGGCAAACGAAAATGCGCGCGCAACGGCTGGGCTTGGATTCGGCGCATCTCTACATTCTTGCCGAAACCAATCTTGATGAAATTCTCGGCGCGGTTCAGGAGATTCAACCGGCCGTAGTCGTTGTTGATTCGATTCAGACGATTTACCGCCCGGAATTCGAAAGCCCGCCGGGCAGCGTCAGCCAGGTGCGTGAATGCGCGCTCTCATTTCTGACGCTGGCCAAAAACGAGGGTATTGTCGTCATTCTCGTCGGCCATGTCACCAAAGAAGGCTATCTCGCCGGGCCCAAAGTGCTCGAGCATATGGTCGATACGCTGCTGCAATTCGAAGGCGATCGCGATCATCTTTTTCGCATTTTGCGCTCGGTGAAAAACCGCTTCGGCAGCACACGCGAAATCGGCGTATTTGAAATGAAGCAAGACGGCCTCGCGGAAGTGGCCAACCCTTCGGAGATCTTCTTATCGCAGCGCAAGGGCGATATTTCCGGCTCCGTGGTGATTTGCACGCTCGAAGGCTCACGCCCGATTTTAGTGGAGGTGCAAGCGCTGCTCACCACCACGCATTATGGCGTGCCGCAGCGCACGGCGAACGGCATTGACACGCGCCGCCTCGCCGTGTTGCTGGCCGTGCTGGAAAAACGCATCGGCATGCGCGTGAGTACATATGACGTTTTTGTGAATGTTGCCGGCGGTGTACGCATTGAAGAGCCGGCGGCGGATCTCGGGATCGTTGTCTCCGCCGCCTCTTCGTTGCGCAATGCGGTAGTCGATCCCACCGTCGTGGTGATCGGCGAAGTGGGTTTGGGCGGTGAAGTGCGCGCCGTGCCGCAAATCGAAAAACGTTTAAGTGAAGCCGCAAAATTGGGTTTCAAACAGGCTGTGATTCCAAAATATTCCGCGAGTGGTTTACCGAAATCACCCGGGATTGAAATCATTCCGGTTGAACGAGTCGATGACGCCTTGAGCCGGTTGTTGTAA